The genomic interval ACATTTTCAGGCTGGTTAAACAAAGTCTGCTCTCCCATAATGGCACCTCTGCTAcatgttttgtgatgttttgttggTTGAACGCAGGCCACGGTCAACATTGTGTTTACACTGTTGTCCGTGTTATGCATTTTGAGTTACCCTTtatgcgtgcgtgcgcatgtgctTTGAATTCTTTATCGGTCTCCTCTTACAGGGCTCTGGCAATGGCAGTTCTCCATAAGCATTTATCTGCAGCCAGTCATAAGGAAAAACTCATTTTGCTTCTAAATTATTGGCTGTTACGACCTTGCTGACAGGGAGCCAGACATGCCGTTGCCGATGTGATGCCTCTGGTAACCCCTGTGCGTTTCTGTTGCAGGCGGCCAATGCCTTCCTGGCTCAGCGCATCAGCAGTATTAACTCCATCAGCGCCCTGTGCGAGGCCACGGGGGCGGACGTGGAGGAGGTGGCCCGCGCCATCGGCATGGACCAGCGCATCGGCAGCAAGTTCCTCAAGGCCAGCGTCGGTGAGTGCGGCATCGAGCCGCCGATCAAAGCgctgcaaccaaaaaaaaacatggctgcctTACGGCGATGCAGGGGTTGCGGTGGACTCGGGGCATCGAGTTCGTGGCATTTTTAATCTGGTCTGTGGGCCTTGtgttcactctgtctctgctccaggGTTTGGCGGCAGCTGTTTCCAGAAGGACGTGCTTAACCttgtgtacctgtgtgaggCTCTCAACCTCCCAGAGGTGGCCTCCTATTGGCAGCAGGTACCGCGCACAGCTCTGTCCTCTTTCTGcaccacacacagctctgtcctctttctgcaccacacacagctctgtcctctttctgcaccacacacagctctgtcctctttctgcaccacacacagctctgtcctCTTTCTGCACCACACACAGCTCTTGTCTTGTGTCTTTTGCTGTGCACacctctgtcttcctgtctcaAAACTGCAGCATCATCCAGACAACAGCTTATTTGCACCTTGCGCCAAATTGTACTCTGGAGTGTTTGTTTTGAGCACATTGTGATCAAACGCAAATTGTCATGGGCATTCCCATGCACGTTGTAATGTCTGCTGTCATTATGTCAATATGACCTCCACTGTACCGGCGTACTCTCTGTTATAACTGTTCAAGGCTAAATAGACTGCCATTGATTCCTTTGATGGGTTTTGATGTGGACTGCAGAGAGTCTGACCGCAGGTCCTGTctgttgctgtctgtctctcaggtcATCGACATGAATGAGTATCAGAGGCGGCGCTTTGCCTGTCGGATCATCGACTGCCTGTTCAACACCGTGACGGGGAAGAAGATCGCCCTGCTGGGCTTCTCCTTCAAGAAGGACACAGGAGACACCCGGTACGCTCACCATCTCTCACCCAAGACATGAGTCaacctcctctctcccctccattCTACACGCacaagagagaaacacacacacaagatagCTCTCTCTTGCTGTACTTTTGCTGTTAATGATAAACTTTTTCTGGGTGTTATGGTGACTGTGCAATTTTATGCTACCAGTTGAACTTTCTCCTGCTTACTCTCCCAGCACTTCACCTTTTAGCCACAAACTGTTAAAGGCAGTTTTGTATTATCTTCAGTGGGGATGTACTACAGGATATATTTAACTCGGTTGTGCTGGGTTAAAAAAACAGGCTGCCCCAGTATTATCTGACCGTATTGGGTGCAGTCAGACTGagttaatgaaatgaataaccTGTCTTCATAAACTGTTTCACAAACCAAATGTAGTCAACTCTTCTGAATACCCATGATGCCTTTCATCTCCAGTGAGTCATCCAGCATCTACATCTCCAAGTATCTGATGGATGAAGGGGCGAAGCTGCACATCTATGACCCCAAGGTGCTAAAAGAACAGATCATCCAGGACCTATCTCAGCCCAGCATCTCAGAAGACAACCCAGAGAGAGGTGCGTGTGTAATGGGAAAGCCTCATGGGGGACGACCAGGGTGCTGCTGAGAATTGGGGAAGTGCTGCTTGACATTGGAGCAGGGGAAGGGCTGTTGAACAGGTTCCGGGGGTTTGGTGCTGGGACGGGACGGTTTGAACCCTGCAGCACTCTCCCAACCGGGATTCGGAAAGAGGGGAGTTTCTTAAATCACAGCTGAAGATTGTCTTTGTGTCTTGTGCTCAGGAAATAAAGTTTAGTTTGCTTTGGGACATGTAAGTAGCATGTATAGTTAACTAACTTGAGCAGTGAAGCCATGGAGAACTGAACTGCagtgtcacatacacacagacctgcaggAGCTGAGTTTACCCCCCCCAGTTTATCTGGGGGCAGGTAAATTGATGCTGTGTTGACGCTGTCTTTCCGTGCCCAGTGTCTGAGCTGGTGACGGTCACCAAGGACCCTTACGAGGCGTGTGAGGGGGCCCACGCCCTCGTCATCTGCACGGAGTGGGACATGTTCAAGGTGCAACCCCGCCCCTCTCCATCTCGCGACCCCgcccctctccatctcttacTCACTAGCTGGCACTGAAATGCCAGCCACTCTGCTGTTCTGCCTGTGGCCTGTCAGCATGCCAACTCCTATAGTAACAGTAAAACAACACCATAACATCACTGCTGTTAATTATCAGAGAGTAGTATTATATGGAGTATTCATGAATCACAGTTAAAGCTGTTCGTTCTCAAATTAACAATTTGTCACggtgaaaaacacattattgtGTGAATTCATCCATGTGAACATGGCAGagtaattgtgttttcattctttGAGCATAGGCCAGCAGGTGTAATGTATTACTATTCCTTTCTACATACCCCTTGCATGTTGCAAGGATCTTGAACAAATTCTGTATTACTTTGAcaaatgatatactgtataatgacTGTGTAAGTATAAAATACAAGTTGCCATTTTGGTGGTATATGGGCAGTAGCATGttgctttattatttgtttgatcCATGTAGGAGCTGGACTATGAAAGGATCTACTACCAGATGCTGAAGCCTGCCTTCATCTTCGATGGCAGACGAGTGCTGGACCACCTCCACCCCAGACTGCAGAGCATAGGCTTCCAGGTGTGTAAGCCAACCCAGAAATAACACAGAATGGCTTATTCGGTGCCTTTAATAATGCTAGCGATAACTACATATACTATATGCATGTCTGGCCTTTGGATTAGTGGAGGAAAACTGCTGAATTCATAAATCCAGTGTCGTTAGTTTCTCAAATCCTACAGGACCAGGAAAATCAgcaggaaagggagagatatGTGCAGGAACTTTAGGTCATTGATTCCCAAACTGGGGTATCCGTACCTTGGTGGGTACATGGACTGGGGGTAATATGTAGAGGTGGATTTCAATCAGTcgcttatttttttttttaatgcgtGCTTCTGGAGTATGATATGGGCACACAATGGAAAAACCCATTGTGATGACGagcatcattttcattgttacaGTGTTATATGATTGTAATCCACGTCTTTGACCCTCCCTCAGATTGAGACCATCGGCAAGAAAGTGACGACGTCCCGCATCCCCTTCACCCCCCCAGCTGGAGTACCCCGAATCAGCCTCACCGAGCCCCCGACCAAAAAGGCCAAAGTCTGaaccaccccccaaccccccatctccctccccaGGGGCCGATCACTAAAGCCCAGCTCCCATTACTTCACACAAACATTACTGACTGATTCAAAGTCACATTTCTTACCTCTACCTTTCAATTGCAAGTCTGTCATAAAAGACATTCAAACAGGAAGAGCAGGCAGCCCTGGCTCTGCTGGTCGCAGGTTCTCTTCTGTCATATGTCAccttcccatcatcctttgCTGCTGCCTCGTCCACTTGCCTGCTTGGAGAAGTGTGAACGTGTCCAAGAATATTCCCTTTTGCCTTGTAGTGTCATCTGTATCTTCTCCTATTACCCTCCAAGAATCATGCACTTattcactgtgtatttttgtaaatttttcaGTACTGCTGTTAATGAATCATTAGTGTTTGGACCGTGCAGTATTGATTTGTCTCGGTTAGTGTGCAATTTGTCAATCATGTCAGAATGATTCGTCACGAGAATGCTCTCTTAACCTGTTAGAATGTGATAGCTGTGAGCCACACTTGTACATGaattcaaattctttttttatcagaatAGTTTTTTAACGTATCTTCTTCCTGTTGTACAGGATTTTCAAATTTGCTAAAACAAAATGCCAATAACCCAATAgtctgaaggaaaaaataaaaaggaccaATACATTTGAACGTGTCTCCCTCTTACTCAATGCTGTATAACCACTATTTCATTTTACGGCCACGTCCTGTATGAGTTTCCAGCATGGATCTCCTGCAGAACACAATTTCAACGTCACTCATTTTAACATGCTGCTAGGCACTATGGGCTTGACTCACAAATGAATTAAATGCAACAAAAGAAACAGCTAATGCATTATGAAAgtataatttcctttttttaatagTTCATTTCATGTACATTACTTATCTAGTTATTCTAAAAGATTACAAATGTGCCAAATGGTCACCAAAACATTTCAAGCCATTTAAAAGGACATACTTGTCTAAATATAGTCTGAATATCTTGACACATTTGCAGTTCCATATCAAATTTGCAGGGTTACTGCGTTAATCTGTAGCCTTTGTGTTTTAGTAGTCTAGTCTCTGACAAGTTAATGTATTCGATTTGTTCAGTTTTCCTGAGCTGTTTTCTCCAGTAAAGCTGAAGGACCAGAGAACAAAGCGGTAACTTTAATGACATTcacatgaatgtgcagctgctgtgtgtgtgatatcGTTCCACCTGCTGTCAGTCAATCACTGGTGTGATCCAATCAGAAGTGTccacaacagagaaaacactttCGATTGGTTTTAAATAGAGTTAGCCACAGCACACAACAGCTCCATTCCTGAGTTTCATGGTGGTTTGCTCTCTCATCACATTGTTACTTTTCCTGTCTATGGATTACCATTCGGAAAGAGAAAGTTCTGTGAGGAGGAGCCTGTCACAGCCTGAGAGCTCAGACAAGCCcttcacagtgacatcactccctCATAAGCAATATTAAAGTGAGGTGGGGCTCAGTCTTCTGGTGGAACAGGATATTTTACCTCTTTAAGAGAGTGTGGTGATATGTTATCCTATGTGCGCCATGGAAACCAGCCTATCCCTGTCACTCCCAACAGAGACACAAGTCACTTGTCAAATGATACAACTTCTTAGGTTGCAATTGCGCAATAGGATGTAATACTTGATGCGGTATTATATAGTGAGCCACAACTGTTGTGTGGAAGCTGTTACCATGCATCCCCAGATAACCCCACAGAGAAGACATGGAGGGcgcaaataaatatatagagCCTAGACCACACCCACTCTCTCAGCCAAAGATCCTTTActgttcacagaaaacaaacactctaATGGGTTCCCCACATTACTCCAATGCCTTTGTGCGCTTATGACCAAGTTGTGCAGTTACAGCAGTATTATTGTGTACTTGTTATAGAAGCATGCTGGCTGTTGTATACATGTATGAGTACTTATTTCTGGTCTGTCTAGATACTGTCCTATTGAGTAAATAAAAGTAAGGATCAGAACAGCCAATGAGTGAGACGGGGACAGGTTGGGGAGTCCTAGTGCGTTTGGAGGTGCCTCTCAGTTGGGGGCAGGGAAGGACAGATGTGGCTATACTGGGGTCAGGCGGTTCCGTCTGTTGGGGGCAGGGAAGGGCAGATGTggctgttctggggtcagttGGCTCCATCTTATTCAGATGCAGCCTTTCTCTTCTCAATCAGATTCTTCAGGAAGAATTCACCTGTGGGATGCAGTCACAGAGCCCTCTGTAATCATCCTAACAGGAGACAAGACTATACTCACATTACGTGACTatgaacactttttaaaatgtaaccattGTTTGAAAAGTGGCATATATAATTCTGTTCAACTCATCTGAGGTTGTTTTAAGATTCTTGCTATGGAGACGCAGGAGACTttggacagagggaggaaagagagacagagtataGAGGAGAGGGGTAGTGTAgggaagacagaaacagaaacagggaGAGCTTAGGGGAGTGACAGAGTTCGGAGGGAGATGCACCTGCTTTGTAGGAGGAGCGGACAAGCGGTCCACTGGCTGTGTAAACAAAGCCCATCTCCTGCCCAACCTTCTCCCAGTGCGCAAACTTCTCAGGGGTCACATACTCCTCCACCTgcgtttacacacacacacacacacacacacacacacacacacacacacacacacacacacacacacacacaggatataTGACGAAAGCAATTTAGCAGTCACATAGTACCTTGCACATCAACATTCCAGCCAAGAACCCCAAACAAATTCCTTTAAATTGAGTTCTTACTAAGAGAAGCAAGGGCCTACCTTCAGGTGCCGTTTTGTGGGCTGCATGTACTGTCCCAGGGTTAGACAGTCTACCCCTGACTTCCTGAGCTCTGAATGGACACACAAcaattaacctttatttaatgTGCTGACATTCTAAATGACACTGTAAGGCAGTGTGGAAGTACATATGTTTACCTCACGAAGGGGAAAGAGATCATGTGACACCCAAACTGCGGAATACTGCCACTTCTGAACCTAAGGTAGCTTAGTGAAGACTCCCACTCTCCGTTACTGCTTCAGAAAGCTGTGTGTAATTACCGGTCATAGCCTCGTGGACCTGGGCATCAGTCTCTCCCAGCCCCAGCATGATGGAGGTTTTGGTCAGGATGGACGGGTTCACTGACTTGGCGTGACGCAGGACGCTCAGTGATTGGTCGAAGTTGGCCCGCGGGTCACGCACGTGCCTGTGGTCAGAGATAGCCACCACAAACATAGTGGGACTGAGTCAGTCCGTGCTCTGCACTGATCAAGCATTCAGCGTCACAGCagtcaaaaataataacaatttgtCTCtttgcgccatctgctggatgGATCTAGTATTGCAGGCACCAGACAAAAGAGGGGAGGAGCGTGTCCCCTGGTGTTTTTTGTCCGTTATATGTTACTGCTATCATTGTAGGGAAACATACTCTGTTCCTAAAATTCAACTACTCAGTAGAAACATTAAAACCAATTCAAAAAAGGTATCTTTAATGAGCAGAAAAGTGCTGACCACCAACTGACCCATTAAGACTGTAATAAAAGTGGAGGTTTTTTGAGGCTTGTGGCCAAATTGGTTCAtctaaaattcatttcagtgcttGTACATGGTAATAAAAGCTCTAGAGTGAGCAAGTTCCATTCACACCTTAACTTTACATTAATGTTCTAAATAGATCTCCATGGCAGAGACACCACCTACTGGCCAGACAGATGTCTTTCCATTTCATATCTCCGGTTTGTCCTTCCTCCACCTTTTTCCACATAAGTTTCACTTTCACCTTTGACCACATTTTCCTTAGTTTCTTGCTCTGCtactgccctcttgtggagggtttgctttttaatttttttttttaaataaattgcaaaCAGAATGACCTCCATTCTATTTGTCAGGGGTCAATGGGCTCTGTTACTTTAACATGAGTGTTATTTCTGACCTCTAACAGTATCCATCAGATTCAATCCAAAGCCATTCAGGAGGACCGATGGTGGAACTGTACAAAAGACTGCACTGCCGCTGGTCTGAATGTAATAAGGAGTTACTCTGTCGATGTTCCTTACTTTCCTTGCTAGGTTTAGTTCTGCTCACTTCCAGGGCTACTTTCGCTCTTCCACAGTGTCACTAAAGCTGTAACCGTTACGATGCTGCAGAAAAGAACCGGATAAAAAGGTTTCAAGAGCAAGGCAAAGGAGCGTGAGGGGGCGAGAGGGGGCTGGGTGGACAGGACGGGGGAGGAACAGGAGGCTGGCCGTACCTCTGCAGCTGCCGCACTGTCTCCACGTTGTGGGCATAGACATCCAGCCCCGATAGGGCGATCTTCTCCACCGCCACCAGGTCCCCTCTGAAGTCCGGGGTCAGGCACTCCACCAGGATTTTGGGGTTCCTGATCAACAAAAATCCCAAAACATTCTACTGCCTGTGCTGTGGCTTCATAGAGGATATGGGGTTTAGAAATATCTAAGTGGCATAATGGTGGGGGGAAGGGATGAGCAACAATGGTCATGCACTTAACTCTTAGTATTTGTCTGAACTAGCTCTCTGAATCTACCCTCTGAAATATAGGGTTCTCTTTTTCAAAGGCCAATGGTATATTTTGGAAAACTTTAATGGATCACATTATATGAGAGCATAATCAATCTATAACTATAAAACTATAATCAAGCCAAACTCATTTAAGAGTGTCTGAGGGTTTCTTGAATACAGAGATGCGCTAAATTCAGTCACAGGGAGAATTGGTGTCCCTAAACCCTGAGGCTGAACTGCCCGAGTTCCTCACCTCTCCTTCAGGTTAGACACTGTCTTCGCAAAGTGCTCTGCTCCTCCATCAGCAAGGTCTGTAACACAAGAAAAACGCAACCACCACAGGGTTTATGAACAGAGCATCTGCATGTCAatatccccacacacacatactcacgctctcacacacacacatacacacagacacttgtCTCTCCACCATCACTGATATCTAGCACGTGTGCATCCCCTACGTGTTGCTACACGCTGCTGGTGTGAATGGGGTGAGTtagcacccccccacacacactgtgcagtagACTGTAATCCAATCTCAGACGAAGGGCCTTGCGTTCGAGGCTCAGTGTCACTGCTGTCATGCTCACCGTCTCTGTCCACCGAAGTCAGCACCACGTAGTCCAGCCCCCAGGCCGCGATGGCCTTGGCCGTGTTCTCAGGCTCGTTAGGGTCCAGAGGGGGTGGCTTTCGGGCCGTCTTCACCGAGCAGAACCGACACCCCCTCGTGCATGTGTCTCccatcagctgcagcaggggaGGAAGGAAACACAGTTAGTGTACTCGGAGAGCCAAACCTTTAGCTGAAGCAAGGCCAAAATGTCACCACAACCTCAGTCCTGCTACAACAGGTCCACTGCTAATCCACAGCCAATGGAATCACTCAGGAGCTCCCTTGTTATGACACGGCCATCACATACTGATTTTTGTTGATTTGGTTCAACTACAGGTCCATCAGGGTAAGAAAAATATTAGCAGATATTACAACGCTTATTCAAACCGGAGACGAGACACATAAATCAATCACCACTTTGTGGAACCGGGTTTACCACCCCTCGAACAACAGTGTTCAGCTAGTTAAAGGAACGCTGTGCTGGAGTGCTGCATGGAGACCCCAGCCAGAGATCGGAGAGCTTTACCATGA from Megalops cyprinoides isolate fMegCyp1 chromosome 22, fMegCyp1.pri, whole genome shotgun sequence carries:
- the ugdh gene encoding UDP-glucose 6-dehydrogenase codes for the protein MFQIKRICCIGAGYVGGPTCSVIAHMCPEIRVTVVDVNESRIKAWNSDTLPIYEPGLKEVVDSCRGRNLFFSTDIDSAIKDADLVFISVNTPTKTYGMGKGRAADLKFIEACARRIVEVSDGYKIVTEKSTVPVRAAESIRRIFDANTKPSLNLQVLSNPEFLAEGTAVRDLKEPDRVLIGGDETPEGQRAIQALSAVYERWVPKARIITTNTWSSELSKLAANAFLAQRISSINSISALCEATGADVEEVARAIGMDQRIGSKFLKASVGFGGSCFQKDVLNLVYLCEALNLPEVASYWQQVIDMNEYQRRRFACRIIDCLFNTVTGKKIALLGFSFKKDTGDTRESSSIYISKYLMDEGAKLHIYDPKVLKEQIIQDLSQPSISEDNPERVSELVTVTKDPYEACEGAHALVICTEWDMFKELDYERIYYQMLKPAFIFDGRRVLDHLHPRLQSIGFQIETIGKKVTTSRIPFTPPAGVPRISLTEPPTKKAKV
- the lias gene encoding lipoyl synthase, mitochondrial, with the translated sequence MALVKNSCLVAGRFSCGRLWLQSRRLELPLVCANGVTTAARSSPTLKERKKELSEDGPDLQDFISGELSEKSRWEEYRGNLKRQKGERLRLPPWLKTEIPIGKNYNRLKNTLRDLNLHTVCEEARCPNIGECWGGGEYATATATIMLMGDTCTRGCRFCSVKTARKPPPLDPNEPENTAKAIAAWGLDYVVLTSVDRDDLADGGAEHFAKTVSNLKERNPKILVECLTPDFRGDLVAVEKIALSGLDVYAHNVETVRQLQRHVRDPRANFDQSLSVLRHAKSVNPSILTKTSIMLGLGETDAQVHEAMTELRKSGVDCLTLGQYMQPTKRHLKVEEYVTPEKFAHWEKVGQEMGFVYTASGPLVRSSYKAGEFFLKNLIEKRKAASE